One window from the genome of Engraulis encrasicolus isolate BLACKSEA-1 chromosome 16, IST_EnEncr_1.0, whole genome shotgun sequence encodes:
- the mylk4a gene encoding myosin light chain kinase 2, skeletal/cardiac muscle isoform X1 yields the protein MTSPEAGGAGMDFIHARIETLSSKMDHLISIQEKVLSRLDGMSQDIDGIEKDVETLKVDKEEIQPPTPPSPPPPPASPPPPQQQQEDHPSAHQVQGAMKEICQEMSSIMSVVSQRSEQQARKLEGMEKLVLSIQQVISVIGETVKKSKITELMFKKPGGGGRNKGKIISTLVPKGKENNKGKGTAKKPDKFKEHKGKDGKDKTKDTKAKKNKKSPDAQDCFSVKKQALLLEEVQKLNRENTERLAITTALDLEAGTAELKQQDVPSMPSAVDFILEVAKEAQEEEEEAQEEAPEEGKGPEEEEEVLKMKETKEDEEKMEQEVEIPGGAKEEAAEEKSTEAAEEEQKVEEELKEEQEGDESSERASESESDSADAPLLERISVQSCEPESDTSLSDEVSTSTKRRVTEEEEDHEDEEEHKKSRVEVQQEGAKEEEAQGQGAGQEGETSLVGVFKADGVEFEVDFSRQKPKRDEDEDEDGELMDEQFFIDCTPPPPAPFTHRIVSAKPSHISNFYSINRQEIIGGGRFGQVHKCIENSSGLTLAAKIIKARSPKEKDIVKNEILVMNQLDHANLIQLYAAYESRTEIILVLEYVDGGELFDRIIDENYKLTELDSVVFIRQICEGLHHMHRMYFLHLDLKPENILCVSRSTNKVKIIDFGLARKYNPREKLKVNFGTPEFLAPEVVNYDFVSFNTDMWSLGVITYMLLSGLSPFLGDDDSETLNNILQCQWNFEEAEFIGISDEAKDFISKLLLFNKGWRIGAAKALKHPWLSDTALHHRLHEQKNMCRSRRNSCVPPPES from the exons ATGACTTCCCCGGAGGCCGGCGGTGCGGGCATGGACTTTATCCACGCCCGGATCGAGACACTCAGCAGCAAGATGGACCACCTCATCAGCATCCAGGAGAAGGTGCTCAGCCGTCTGGACGGCATGTCTCAGGACATCGACGGCATCGAGAAGGACGTCGAGACCCTGAAGGTGGACAAGGAGGAGATAcagccaccaacaccaccatcaccaccaccaccaccagcatcaccacccccaccacagcagcagcaggaagacCATCCCAGCGCGCACCAGGTGCAGGGCGCCATGAAGGAGATTTGCCAGGAGATGAGCAGCATCATGTCGGTGGTGAGCCAGCGCTCGGAGCAGCAGGCCCGCAAGCTGGAGGGGATGGAGAAGCTGGTGCTCAGCATTCAGCAGGTGATCAGCGTCATCGGCGAAACCGTCAAGAAGTCCAAGATCACGGAGCTCATGTTCAAGAAGCCCGGCGGTGGCGGTCGCAACAAGGGGAAAATCATCTCCACGCTGGTGCCCAAGGGAAAGGAGAATAATAAAGGCAAGGGAACGGCAAAGAAGCCGGACAAG TTCAAGGAGCACAAAGGCAAAGATGGAAAGGATAAAACCAAAGATACTAAAGCAAAGAAGAACAAGAAGTCTCCAGATGCACAAG ACTGCTTCTCTGTGAAGAAGCAGGCATTGCTGCTTGAGGAGGTCCAGAAGCTGAACAGAGAGAATACAGAAAGGTTGGCCATCACCACAGCCCTGGACCTGGAGGCCGGTACCGCAGAGCTCAAGCAACAGGATGTACCATCCATGCCCAGCGCTGTGGACTTCATCCTGGAGGTGGCCAAGGaggcccaggaggaggaggaggaggcgcaggaggaaGCACCAGAGGAAGGTAAAGggcccgaggaggaggaggaggtgctgaaGATGAAAGAGACaaaggaggacgaggagaagatggagcaggaggtggagatCCCAGGAGGAGCAAAGGAGGAGGCGGCAGAGGAGAAGAGCACGGAGGCAGCTGAGGAGGAGcagaaagtggaggaggagctcaaggaggagcaggagggagatGAGTCCAGTGAGAGGGCCTCAGAGTCTGAGAGCGACTCTGCCGATGCACCGCTACTTGAACGCATCTCTGTCCAGAG cTGTGAGCCGGAGTCAGATACATCGCTCTCGGACGAGGTGTCCACCAGCACCAAGCGGCGcgtgacagaggaggaagaggaccacgaggacgaggaggagcacAAGAAGAGCCGTGTGGAGGTGCAGCAGGAGGGGgccaaggaggaggaggcgcagggCCAGGGGGCCGGCCAGGAGGGGGAGACGTCGCTAGTCGGTGTCTTCAAAGCCGACGGAGTGGAGTTCGAGGTGGACTTCAGTCGGCAGAAACCGAAGCGcgacgaggatgaggatgaggacggGGAGCTCATGGATGAGCAGTTCTTCATCG ACTGCACTCCCCCACCACCTGCTCCCTTTACCCATCGGATTGTGTCTGCCAAGCCGAGCCACATCAGCAACTTCTATAGCATCAACAGACAAGAAATTATTGGAGG GGGTCGTTTTGGTCAGGTGCACAAATGCATAGAGAATTCCTCTGGACTCACTCTCGCAGCCAAGATAATCAAAGCCAGAAGTCCAAAAGAAAAG GACATTGTGAAGAATGAGATTCTTGTCATGAACCAACTGGATCATGCCAATCTCATCCAGCTGTACGCCGCATACGAGTCCAGGACTGAGATCATCCTCGTCCTGGAATA tgttGATGGAGGTGAACTCTTTGACAGAATCATTGATGAAAACTACAAACTGACAGAGCTGGATTCAGTGGTGTTCATCAGGCAGATTTGTGAGGGATTGCACCATATGCACAGAATGTACTTCCTCCATTTGGATCTGAAG CCTGAGAACATACTTTGTGTGAGCCGATCCACAAATAAGGTCAAGATCATTGACTTCGGACTTGCAAGAAA ATACAACCCCAGAGAAAAGCTGAAAGTGAATTTTGGTACTCCTGAGTTCTTGGCTCCCGAGGTTGTCAACTACGACTTTGTCTCGTTCAACACAGACATGTGGAGCCTGGGAGTCATCACCTATATGCT GCTCAGCGGCTTGTCCCCGTTCCTTGGGGACGATGACAGCGAGACGCTTAATAACATTCTCCAGTGTCAGTGGAACTTCGAAGAGGCCGAGTTCATTGGCATATCAGATGAGGCCAAGGACTTCATCTCCAAACTCCTGCTCTTCAACAAGGG CTGGAGGATCGGTGCAGCTAAGGCTTTGAAACACCCGTGGCTGTCAGACACGGCACTCCATCACCGACTGCATGAACAG AAGAACATGTGTCGTTCTCGCAGGAACTCATGTGTGCCCCCTCCTGAGAGTTAA
- the mylk4a gene encoding myosin light chain kinase 2, skeletal/cardiac muscle isoform X3, which yields MESFFKGRDIWIVSSVCLVASFLWHRLWDLLLYRRKGRGSSSADAKFKEHKGKDGKDKTKDTKAKKNKKSPDAQDCFSVKKQALLLEEVQKLNRENTERLAITTALDLEAGTAELKQQDVPSMPSAVDFILEVAKEAQEEEEEAQEEAPEEGKGPEEEEEVLKMKETKEDEEKMEQEVEIPGGAKEEAAEEKSTEAAEEEQKVEEELKEEQEGDESSERASESESDSADAPLLERISVQSCEPESDTSLSDEVSTSTKRRVTEEEEDHEDEEEHKKSRVEVQQEGAKEEEAQGQGAGQEGETSLVGVFKADGVEFEVDFSRQKPKRDEDEDEDGELMDEQFFIDCTPPPPAPFTHRIVSAKPSHISNFYSINRQEIIGGGRFGQVHKCIENSSGLTLAAKIIKARSPKEKDIVKNEILVMNQLDHANLIQLYAAYESRTEIILVLEYVDGGELFDRIIDENYKLTELDSVVFIRQICEGLHHMHRMYFLHLDLKPENILCVSRSTNKVKIIDFGLARKYNPREKLKVNFGTPEFLAPEVVNYDFVSFNTDMWSLGVITYMLLSGLSPFLGDDDSETLNNILQCQWNFEEAEFIGISDEAKDFISKLLLFNKGWRIGAAKALKHPWLSDTALHHRLHEQKNMCRSRRNSCVPPPES from the exons ATGGAGAGCTTCTTCAAGGGCAGGGACATTTGGATTGTCAGCAGCGTGTGCCTGGTGGCCTCTTTTCTGTGGCACAGGCTGTGGGATTTACTCTTGTACCGGAGGAAAGGCAGAGGCTCCTCATCCGCTGATGCGAAG TTCAAGGAGCACAAAGGCAAAGATGGAAAGGATAAAACCAAAGATACTAAAGCAAAGAAGAACAAGAAGTCTCCAGATGCACAAG ACTGCTTCTCTGTGAAGAAGCAGGCATTGCTGCTTGAGGAGGTCCAGAAGCTGAACAGAGAGAATACAGAAAGGTTGGCCATCACCACAGCCCTGGACCTGGAGGCCGGTACCGCAGAGCTCAAGCAACAGGATGTACCATCCATGCCCAGCGCTGTGGACTTCATCCTGGAGGTGGCCAAGGaggcccaggaggaggaggaggaggcgcaggaggaaGCACCAGAGGAAGGTAAAGggcccgaggaggaggaggaggtgctgaaGATGAAAGAGACaaaggaggacgaggagaagatggagcaggaggtggagatCCCAGGAGGAGCAAAGGAGGAGGCGGCAGAGGAGAAGAGCACGGAGGCAGCTGAGGAGGAGcagaaagtggaggaggagctcaaggaggagcaggagggagatGAGTCCAGTGAGAGGGCCTCAGAGTCTGAGAGCGACTCTGCCGATGCACCGCTACTTGAACGCATCTCTGTCCAGAG cTGTGAGCCGGAGTCAGATACATCGCTCTCGGACGAGGTGTCCACCAGCACCAAGCGGCGcgtgacagaggaggaagaggaccacgaggacgaggaggagcacAAGAAGAGCCGTGTGGAGGTGCAGCAGGAGGGGgccaaggaggaggaggcgcagggCCAGGGGGCCGGCCAGGAGGGGGAGACGTCGCTAGTCGGTGTCTTCAAAGCCGACGGAGTGGAGTTCGAGGTGGACTTCAGTCGGCAGAAACCGAAGCGcgacgaggatgaggatgaggacggGGAGCTCATGGATGAGCAGTTCTTCATCG ACTGCACTCCCCCACCACCTGCTCCCTTTACCCATCGGATTGTGTCTGCCAAGCCGAGCCACATCAGCAACTTCTATAGCATCAACAGACAAGAAATTATTGGAGG GGGTCGTTTTGGTCAGGTGCACAAATGCATAGAGAATTCCTCTGGACTCACTCTCGCAGCCAAGATAATCAAAGCCAGAAGTCCAAAAGAAAAG GACATTGTGAAGAATGAGATTCTTGTCATGAACCAACTGGATCATGCCAATCTCATCCAGCTGTACGCCGCATACGAGTCCAGGACTGAGATCATCCTCGTCCTGGAATA tgttGATGGAGGTGAACTCTTTGACAGAATCATTGATGAAAACTACAAACTGACAGAGCTGGATTCAGTGGTGTTCATCAGGCAGATTTGTGAGGGATTGCACCATATGCACAGAATGTACTTCCTCCATTTGGATCTGAAG CCTGAGAACATACTTTGTGTGAGCCGATCCACAAATAAGGTCAAGATCATTGACTTCGGACTTGCAAGAAA ATACAACCCCAGAGAAAAGCTGAAAGTGAATTTTGGTACTCCTGAGTTCTTGGCTCCCGAGGTTGTCAACTACGACTTTGTCTCGTTCAACACAGACATGTGGAGCCTGGGAGTCATCACCTATATGCT GCTCAGCGGCTTGTCCCCGTTCCTTGGGGACGATGACAGCGAGACGCTTAATAACATTCTCCAGTGTCAGTGGAACTTCGAAGAGGCCGAGTTCATTGGCATATCAGATGAGGCCAAGGACTTCATCTCCAAACTCCTGCTCTTCAACAAGGG CTGGAGGATCGGTGCAGCTAAGGCTTTGAAACACCCGTGGCTGTCAGACACGGCACTCCATCACCGACTGCATGAACAG AAGAACATGTGTCGTTCTCGCAGGAACTCATGTGTGCCCCCTCCTGAGAGTTAA